One genomic segment of Hydrocarboniclastica marina includes these proteins:
- a CDS encoding DUF924 family protein yields MIEWQHILEFWFGPMDGNGLPDRAHRERWFRVDRAFDREIRRRFLTMMLVASEGGLEPWRKYPGGRLAEIILLDQVPRNIYRGTALVYSHDALARNCCREGLEKAADVELPLIGRAFFYMPLQHSEKRADQNQAAGLYEQLVALAPAGPARDTLDAFYRSAQNHRRIIERFGRFPHRNRILKRTSTAEEVEFLAAGADDFGQSGG; encoded by the coding sequence ATGATCGAATGGCAGCATATCCTGGAGTTCTGGTTCGGCCCCATGGACGGTAATGGGCTCCCGGACAGAGCCCACCGGGAACGCTGGTTCCGAGTGGATCGTGCGTTTGACCGCGAAATCCGGCGACGGTTTCTGACAATGATGCTGGTCGCCTCGGAGGGTGGTCTTGAGCCTTGGCGTAAGTATCCAGGAGGGCGTTTGGCCGAGATTATTCTTCTCGACCAGGTTCCGCGGAATATCTACCGGGGTACTGCGCTGGTATACAGTCATGATGCTTTGGCCCGAAACTGTTGCCGGGAGGGCCTTGAGAAGGCAGCGGACGTCGAGTTGCCCTTGATCGGTCGCGCTTTTTTCTATATGCCACTGCAGCACTCAGAAAAACGGGCAGATCAAAACCAGGCGGCGGGTCTTTACGAGCAACTGGTAGCCCTGGCGCCTGCCGGACCCGCCAGGGACACACTGGACGCGTTTTATCGTTCAGCCCAGAACCATCGACGGATAATCGAGCGGTTCGGCCGTTTTCCCCATAGAAATCGCATTCTCAAGCGTACGTCTACCGCTGAAGAGGTCGAGTTTCTCGCTGCGGGCGCTGACGATTTCGGGCAAAGCGGTGGCTGA